A region of Vigna radiata var. radiata cultivar VC1973A chromosome 10, Vradiata_ver6, whole genome shotgun sequence DNA encodes the following proteins:
- the LOC106775370 gene encoding zinc transporter 6, chloroplastic, translating to MHFYESMDFRFSTPNHPPIENILGGKLNVWDLFSKRKHTKSKLKHHFISLSELFLGILLIMAECVTDMAQAALCRNSTAAAHLKLISIFTIFVTSVMGVSMPVMLARYFQGKSLYDIAILVIKCFAAGVILATSLVHVLPDAFAALSDCQVASQHPWKDFPFAGLVTLGGVLLALLVDTVASSHVEHTHYTPVETEEKEGGARSLSIELVSGGGEADRVEELMRLKQKLVSQVLEIGIIFHSVIIGVTMGMSQNVCTIRPLVVALSFHQIFEGLGLGGCIAQAGFGFGTTAYMCFMFSVTTPVGIILGMVLFSVTGYDDSNPKALIMEGLLGSVSSGILIYMALVDLIAVDFFHNKLMNSNLSLKKFSFLALTLGSASMSVLALWA from the exons ATGCATTTCTATGAATCTATGGATTTCAGATTCAGCACACCGAATCACCCACCAATAGAAAACATCCTTGGTGGAAAACTGAATGTATGGGACCTCTTCtctaaaagaaaacacacaaaaTCTAAACTCAAACATCATTTCATCTCTCTGTCAGAGCTCTTCCTAGGAATACTCCTAATCATGGCGGAGTGTGTGACGGACATGGCTCAGGCTGCTCTTTGCCGCAACAGCACCGCTGCAGCACATTTGAAACTGATTTCCATCTTCACAATCTTCGTAACCAGCGTGATGGGTGTGTCCATGCCTGTCATGCTAGCAAGATACTTTCAAGGAAAGTCTCTCTATGATATAGCTATATTGGTAATCAAATGTTTTGCTGCGGGTGTTATTCTTGCCACCTCATTGGTTCATGTGTTACCGGACGCATTTGCCGCACTCTCCGATTGTCAGGTGGCATCGCAACATCCTTGGAAGGATTTTCCCTTTGCTGGCCTG GTGACTCTTGGTGGGGTTCTGCTGGCTCTGCTCGTCGACACTGTTGCCAGCTCTCACGTGGAGCATACGCACTACACGCCGGTGGAAACGGAGGAGAAGGAGGGTGGCGCTCGCTCATTGAGTATCGAGCTGGTAAGTGGCGGCGGTGAAGCGGATAGGGTTGAAGAGTTGATGAGGTTGAAGCAGAAGCTGGTGTCGCAGGTGTTGGAGATAGGTATAATCTTTCACTCTGTTATCATTGGAGTCACTATGGGAATGTCCCAGAATGTTTGCACCATTCGCCCTCTCGTTGTTGCTTTGTCATTTCATCAGATTTTCGAAGGCTTAGGTCTTGGTGGTTGCATTGCTCAG GCAGGGTTTGGATTTGGAACAACTGCATACATGTGTTTTATGTTCTCTGTGACAACACCAGTGGGAATAATTTTGGGGATGGTGTTGTTCTCAGTGACTGGTTATGATGATAGTAACCCAAAAGCTTTGATCATGGAAGGATTACTGGGTTCAGTTTCTTCAGGAATACTGATTTACATGGCTCTTGTTGATCTCATAGCAGTTGATTTCTTTCATAACAAGCTCATGAACTCCAATTTGTCGCTCAAAAAATTCTCTTTTCTTGCTTTAACTCTTGGCTCTGCTTCTATGTCAGTTCTCGCACTTTGGGCCTGA